From the genome of Streptomyces sp. NBC_01317, one region includes:
- the hrpA gene encoding ATP-dependent RNA helicase HrpA, whose protein sequence is MSTSFADLSTLLDEVSLRDAQRLGRRLEGSRRIRKPEARQAVLDEIAREAEKAAGRTRARGARVPAVSYPEQLPVSQKKDTILEAIRDHQVVIVAGETGSGKTTQIPKICLELGRGVRGMIGHTQPRRIAARTVAERVAEELDTPLGEAVGWKVRFTDQVNQDATFVKLMTDGILLAEIQTDRDLLAYDTIIIDEAHERSLNIDFLLGYLAQLLPRRPDLKVVITSATIDPERFSRHFGDAPIVEVSGRTYPVEVRYRPLLEEEGDDGDRDQITAISDAVDELQSAGPGDILVFLSGEREIRDTADALEKRKLRGTEVLPLYARLSHAEQHRVFQRHSGRRIVLATNVAETSLTVPGIKYVIDPGNARISRYSHRTKVQRLPIERISQASANQRKGRCGRTSDGICIRLYAEDDFDARPEFTDAEILRTNLASVILQMTAAGLGEIEKFPFLDPPDHRNIRDGVQLLQELGAFDPEQKDAKKKLTPLGRKLSQLPVDPRLARMVIEADRNGCVREVMVIAAALSIQDPRERPAEKQTQADQHHARFRDETSDFLAFLNLWRYVREQQKALSSSAFRRMCKSEFLNFLRIREWQDIYSQLRTVAKQMGLRLSDDDTNAPDQAVHVSLLAGLLSHIGMKDVKEAGRETGKGASVKNEYLGARSAKFAIFPGSALFKKPPRFIMSAELVETSRLWARVNAKVEPEWIEPLAGHLLKRTYSEPHWEKDMAAVMAYEKVTLYGVPIVAQRKVNFGRIDAEVSRELFIRNALVEGDWRTHHQFFHDNRKLLGEVEELEHRARRRDILVDDETLYDFYDERVPDDVVSGAHFDAWWKAKRRDEPELLDFERSMLIREKAAGSVTKDDYPDSWAQGALKFRVTYQFEPGADADGVTVHVPLQVLNQVTSEGFDWQIPGLREEVVVELIRSLPKPIRRHYVPAPNYAKAFLERAVPLQEPLPVTLARELQRMVGVPVRGEDFDLSRIPDHLKITFRIVDERRKRIAEDKDLDALKLQLRPKARQALSKAAAATAERDGGEAIERSGLTDWTIGPLVRIFETRRAGQPVKAYPALVDQGASVSVRLFDTEAEQQQAMWAGTRRLILLNIPVNPAKFASDKLTNQHKLALSRNPHGSVQALFEDCATAAADKLIADHGGPAWDEESFRKLYDKVRADLVDATVRTVGQVQQILAAWQACERRLKATNSLVLINNVQDVRDQLAALVPAGFVTRTGLRRLPDLMRYLVAVDRRLQQMPTNVQRDTTRMEKVHEMQDEYAWLLEQLPRGRPVPREVLDIRWMIEELRVSYFAHALGTSQPVSDKRIVKAIDAAAP, encoded by the coding sequence ATGTCTACTTCCTTCGCCGACCTGTCGACCCTGCTGGACGAGGTCTCGCTGCGCGACGCGCAGCGGCTCGGCCGCCGGCTCGAAGGCTCCCGGCGCATCCGTAAGCCCGAGGCGCGGCAAGCCGTGCTCGACGAGATCGCCCGCGAGGCCGAGAAGGCCGCCGGGCGGACGCGGGCACGCGGTGCGCGTGTGCCCGCGGTCTCGTACCCCGAGCAGCTGCCCGTCAGCCAGAAGAAGGACACGATCCTGGAGGCGATACGCGACCACCAGGTCGTGATCGTCGCGGGCGAGACCGGGTCGGGGAAGACGACCCAGATCCCCAAGATCTGTCTGGAACTGGGCCGTGGCGTCCGGGGGATGATCGGCCACACCCAGCCCCGCCGGATCGCGGCCCGTACGGTCGCCGAGCGGGTGGCCGAGGAGCTGGACACCCCGCTGGGCGAGGCCGTCGGCTGGAAGGTGCGCTTCACCGACCAGGTGAACCAGGACGCGACCTTCGTGAAGCTGATGACGGACGGCATCCTGCTCGCGGAGATCCAGACGGACCGCGACCTGCTGGCATACGACACGATCATCATCGACGAGGCCCACGAGCGGAGCCTCAACATCGACTTCCTGCTGGGGTATCTGGCCCAGCTGCTGCCCCGGCGCCCCGACCTCAAGGTCGTCATCACGTCGGCGACGATCGACCCCGAGCGGTTCTCGCGGCACTTCGGCGACGCGCCCATCGTGGAGGTCTCGGGCCGTACGTACCCCGTGGAGGTCCGCTACCGCCCGCTCCTGGAGGAGGAGGGCGACGACGGCGACCGCGACCAGATCACCGCGATCTCCGACGCCGTCGACGAACTCCAGTCGGCGGGCCCCGGCGACATCCTGGTCTTCCTCTCCGGCGAGCGTGAGATCCGCGACACCGCCGACGCCCTGGAGAAACGCAAGCTGCGGGGTACGGAAGTGCTCCCCCTCTACGCCCGGCTCTCGCACGCCGAGCAGCACCGCGTCTTCCAGCGCCACAGCGGCCGCAGGATCGTGCTGGCGACCAACGTCGCCGAGACCTCGCTGACCGTCCCGGGCATCAAGTACGTCATCGACCCGGGCAACGCCCGCATCTCCCGCTACAGCCACCGCACCAAGGTCCAGCGGCTGCCCATCGAGCGGATCTCGCAGGCCAGCGCCAACCAGCGCAAGGGCCGCTGCGGCCGTACGTCGGACGGCATCTGCATCCGGCTGTACGCGGAGGACGACTTCGACGCGCGCCCCGAGTTCACGGACGCCGAGATCCTCCGTACGAACCTGGCCTCCGTCATCCTCCAGATGACCGCCGCCGGGCTCGGCGAGATCGAGAAGTTCCCCTTCCTGGACCCGCCGGACCACCGCAACATCCGGGACGGCGTACAGCTGTTGCAGGAGCTGGGCGCGTTCGACCCGGAGCAGAAGGACGCCAAAAAGAAGCTGACGCCCCTCGGGCGCAAGCTCTCGCAGCTCCCCGTGGACCCGCGTCTGGCGCGGATGGTCATCGAGGCGGACCGCAACGGCTGCGTGCGGGAAGTGATGGTGATCGCCGCCGCGCTCTCCATCCAGGATCCGCGTGAGCGCCCCGCCGAGAAGCAGACCCAGGCCGACCAGCACCACGCCCGGTTCCGCGACGAGACGTCCGACTTCCTGGCCTTCCTCAACCTGTGGCGGTACGTACGCGAGCAGCAGAAGGCCCTGTCCTCCTCCGCGTTCCGCCGGATGTGCAAGTCGGAGTTCCTGAACTTCCTGCGGATCAGGGAGTGGCAGGACATCTACTCCCAACTGCGTACGGTCGCCAAGCAGATGGGTCTCCGGCTGAGCGACGACGACACGAACGCGCCCGACCAGGCCGTCCATGTCTCGCTGCTGGCGGGCCTGTTGTCGCACATCGGCATGAAGGACGTGAAGGAGGCCGGGCGCGAGACGGGCAAGGGCGCGTCGGTGAAGAACGAGTATCTGGGCGCCCGCAGCGCGAAGTTCGCGATCTTCCCCGGTTCGGCGCTCTTCAAGAAGCCGCCCCGGTTCATCATGTCGGCCGAGCTGGTGGAGACCTCGCGCCTGTGGGCCCGGGTCAACGCCAAGGTCGAGCCGGAGTGGATCGAGCCGCTCGCCGGCCACCTCCTCAAGCGGACGTACAGCGAGCCGCACTGGGAGAAGGACATGGCGGCGGTGATGGCGTACGAGAAGGTCACGCTGTACGGCGTGCCGATCGTCGCCCAGCGGAAGGTCAACTTCGGCCGGATCGACGCGGAGGTCTCGCGCGAGCTGTTCATCCGCAACGCGCTGGTGGAGGGCGACTGGCGCACGCACCACCAGTTCTTCCATGACAATCGCAAACTCCTGGGCGAGGTCGAGGAGTTGGAGCACCGCGCGCGGCGCCGCGACATCCTCGTGGACGACGAGACGCTGTACGACTTCTACGACGAGCGAGTGCCGGACGACGTCGTCTCGGGGGCGCACTTCGACGCGTGGTGGAAGGCGAAGCGGCGGGACGAGCCGGAGCTGCTCGACTTCGAGCGGTCGATGCTCATCCGGGAGAAGGCCGCCGGGTCCGTCACCAAGGACGACTATCCGGACTCGTGGGCGCAGGGCGCCCTCAAGTTCCGGGTGACGTACCAGTTCGAGCCCGGCGCGGACGCGGACGGCGTCACCGTGCACGTACCGCTCCAGGTCCTGAACCAGGTCACCTCGGAGGGCTTCGACTGGCAGATCCCCGGCCTGCGCGAGGAGGTCGTGGTGGAGCTGATCCGCTCGCTGCCCAAGCCGATCCGCCGGCACTACGTACCGGCCCCGAACTACGCGAAGGCCTTCCTGGAGCGCGCGGTGCCCCTCCAGGAGCCGCTGCCGGTCACGCTGGCCCGGGAGCTCCAGCGGATGGTCGGGGTGCCCGTCAGGGGCGAGGACTTCGACCTCTCGCGGATCCCGGACCACCTCAAGATCACGTTCCGGATCGTGGACGAGCGGCGCAAGCGGATCGCCGAGGACAAGGATCTGGACGCGCTCAAGCTCCAGCTGCGGCCCAAGGCCCGCCAGGCCCTCTCGAAGGCCGCCGCGGCCACCGCGGAGCGGGACGGCGGGGAGGCCATCGAGCGGTCGGGGCTGACGGACTGGACGATCGGTCCGCTGGTACGGATCTTCGAGACGCGGCGGGCCGGCCAGCCGGTCAAGGCGTATCCCGCGCTGGTCGACCAGGGCGCGTCCGTGTCCGTACGCCTCTTCGACACGGAGGCCGAGCAGCAGCAGGCGATGTGGGCGGGGACCCGGCGGCTGATCCTCCTCAACATCCCGGTGAACCCGGCCAAGTTCGCCTCGGACAAGCTGACCAACCAGCACAAGCTGGCGCTGTCCCGCAATCCGCACGGCTCGGTGCAGGCGCTGTTCGAGGACTGCGCCACGGCGGCGGCGGACAAGCTGATCGCCGACCACGGCGGCCCGGCCTGGGACGAGGAATCGTTCCGGAAGCTGTACGACAAGGTCCGCGCCGACCTCGTCGACGCGACGGTACGGACCGTCGGCCAGGTGCAGCAGATCCTGGCGGCCTGGCAGGCCTGTGAGCGCCGTCTGAAGGCCACGAACAGCCTGGTCCTGATCAACAACGTGCAGGACGTCAGGGACCAGCTGGCGGCCCTCGTGCCGGCCGGCTTCGTGACGCGTACGGGACTGCGCCGGCTGCCCGACCTGATGCGCTACCTGGTCGCGGTGGACCGGCGGTTGCAGCAGATGCCGACCAACGTCCAGCGCGACACGACGCGCATGGAGAAGGTGCACGAGATGCAGGACGAGTACGCGTGGCTGCTCGAACAGCTGCCGCGCGGGAGACCGGTGCCGCGGGAGGTCCTGGACATCCGCTGGATGATCGAGGAGCTGCGGGTGAGCTACTTCGCGCACGCGCTGGGGACGTCGCAGCCCGTCTCGGACAAGCGCATCGTGAAGGCGATCGACGCGGCCGCCCCGTGA
- a CDS encoding DUF3073 domain-containing protein, with the protein MGRGRAKAKQTKVARQLKYNSGGTDLSRLANELGASPTSQPPNAEPFEDDDEEDDPYAQYADRYNDDEDEDDESGPSAQRRGA; encoded by the coding sequence ATGGGGCGCGGCCGGGCCAAGGCCAAGCAGACGAAGGTCGCCCGCCAGCTGAAGTACAACAGCGGCGGGACAGATCTGTCGCGTCTGGCCAACGAGCTGGGCGCATCACCTACGAGTCAGCCACCGAACGCGGAGCCGTTCGAGGATGACGACGAGGAAGATGACCCTTACGCACAGTATGCGGATCGGTACAACGACGACGAGGACGAGGACGACGAGTCCGGGCCCTCGGCGCAGCGCCGCGGCGCTTGA
- a CDS encoding metallopeptidase family protein has protein sequence MLEMTRDAFEELVSQALDQIPPELTRVMDNVAVFVEDEPAADDPELLGLYEGTPLTDRGEWYAGVLPDRISIYMGPTLRYCETTEEVVHEVAVTVVHEIAHHFGIDDERLHELGWG, from the coding sequence GTGCTGGAGATGACGCGCGACGCGTTCGAAGAACTGGTGAGCCAGGCCCTGGACCAGATCCCGCCGGAACTGACCCGGGTCATGGACAACGTGGCCGTGTTCGTCGAGGACGAACCCGCCGCCGACGACCCCGAACTCCTCGGCCTCTACGAGGGCACCCCCCTGACCGACCGCGGCGAGTGGTACGCGGGGGTCCTGCCCGACCGCATCTCCATCTACATGGGCCCGACCCTCCGCTACTGCGAGACGACGGAGGAGGTGGTCCACGAGGTGGCCGTGACCGTGGTCCACGAGATCGCCCACCACTTCGGCATCGACGACGAACGCCTCCACGAGCTCGGCTGGGGATAG
- a CDS encoding Leu/Phe/Val dehydrogenase yields MTDVTDGVLHTLFRSEQGGHEQVVLCQDRRSGLKAVIALHSTALGPGLGGTRFYPYASDEEAVADALNLSRGMSYKNALAGLDHGGGKAVIIGDPEQIKTEELLLAYGRFVASLGGRYVTACDVGTYVADMDVVARECRWTTGRSPENGGAGDSSVLTAFGVFQGMRASAEHQWGDPSLRGRTVGVAGVGKVGHHLVGHLLQDGARVVVTDVRDESVRRLTDLYPEVTVVADTDALVRTEGLDIYAPCALGGVLDDVTVPALTATVVCGAANNQLAHPGVEKDLADRGILYAPDYVVNAGGVIQVADELNGFDFERCRTKAAKIFDTTLSIFARAKEDGIPPAAAADRIAEHRMAEARPS; encoded by the coding sequence GTGACCGATGTGACCGACGGCGTCCTGCACACCCTGTTCCGATCGGAGCAGGGTGGCCATGAGCAGGTCGTGCTCTGCCAGGACCGCCGCAGCGGCCTCAAGGCCGTCATCGCCCTCCACTCGACCGCCCTGGGCCCCGGCCTGGGCGGTACCCGCTTCTACCCGTACGCCTCCGACGAGGAGGCCGTCGCCGACGCGCTGAACCTCTCCCGGGGCATGTCGTACAAGAACGCCCTGGCCGGTCTCGACCACGGCGGCGGCAAGGCCGTGATCATCGGCGACCCGGAGCAGATCAAGACGGAGGAACTGCTTCTCGCGTACGGGCGGTTCGTGGCCTCGCTCGGCGGCCGGTACGTGACGGCCTGCGACGTCGGCACGTACGTGGCGGACATGGACGTGGTGGCGCGCGAGTGCCGCTGGACCACCGGCCGCTCCCCGGAGAACGGCGGCGCCGGCGACTCGTCCGTGCTGACGGCCTTCGGGGTCTTCCAGGGCATGCGGGCGAGCGCCGAGCATCAGTGGGGCGACCCGTCGCTGCGCGGCAGGACCGTGGGCGTCGCGGGCGTCGGCAAGGTGGGGCACCACCTGGTCGGGCACCTGCTCCAGGACGGGGCGCGGGTGGTGGTCACGGACGTGCGGGACGAGTCCGTACGGCGCCTCACGGACCTCTACCCGGAGGTCACCGTGGTCGCGGACACCGACGCGCTGGTCCGTACCGAAGGCCTGGACATCTACGCGCCCTGCGCGCTCGGCGGCGTGCTGGACGACGTGACCGTGCCCGCCCTCACCGCGACGGTGGTGTGCGGGGCGGCCAACAACCAGCTCGCCCACCCGGGGGTCGAGAAGGACCTCGCCGACCGCGGGATCCTCTACGCGCCCGACTACGTGGTGAACGCGGGCGGGGTCATCCAGGTCGCCGACGAGCTGAACGGGTTCGACTTCGAGCGGTGCCGTACCAAGGCCGCGAAGATCTTCGACACCACTCTTTCCATCTTCGCACGTGCGAAGGAGGACGGGATTCCGCCGGCCGCCGCGGCCGACAGGATCGCCGAGCACCGGATGGCCGAAGCCCGCCCCTCGTGA
- the purF gene encoding amidophosphoribosyltransferase, translated as MPRGDGRLNHDLLPGEKGPQDACGVFGVWAPGEEVAKLTYFGLYALQHRGQESAGIAVSNGSQILVFKDMGLVSQVFDETSLGSLLGHIAVGHARYSTTGASVWENAQPTFRATAHGSIALGHNGNLVNTAQLAEMVADLPKENGRPTRVAATNDTDLVTALLAGQTDDDGKPLTVEEAAAKILPDVQGAFSLVFMDEHTLYAARDPQGIRPLVLGRLERGWVVASEGAALDICGASFVREIEPGELIAIDENGLRTQRFAEAKPKGCVFEYVYLARPDTDIAGRNVYLSRVEMGRKLAKEAPVEADLVIATPESGTPAAIGYAEASGIPYGSGLVKNAYVGRTFIQPSQTIRQLGIRLKLNPLKEVIRGKRLVVVDDSIVRGNTQRALVKMLREAGAAEVHIRISSPPVKWPCFFGIDFATRAELIANGMTIDEIGVSLGADSLSYISLDGMIEATTIAKPNLCRACFDGEYPMDLPDPELLGKQLLETELAAGPANAAAEALRRP; from the coding sequence GTGCCTCGTGGTGATGGACGACTCAACCACGACCTGCTCCCCGGTGAGAAAGGCCCCCAGGACGCGTGTGGCGTCTTCGGAGTCTGGGCCCCGGGCGAAGAGGTCGCCAAGCTCACCTATTTCGGACTGTATGCCCTACAGCACCGTGGACAGGAGTCCGCGGGCATCGCAGTGAGCAACGGGTCCCAAATCCTGGTTTTCAAGGACATGGGCCTTGTCTCACAGGTCTTCGACGAAACGTCCCTCGGCTCCCTCCTCGGCCATATCGCGGTGGGCCATGCCCGCTACTCCACCACCGGAGCCTCGGTGTGGGAGAACGCGCAGCCGACCTTCCGGGCGACGGCCCACGGCTCGATAGCGCTCGGTCACAACGGGAACCTGGTCAACACCGCCCAGCTCGCCGAGATGGTCGCCGACCTCCCCAAGGAAAACGGCCGGCCCACGCGCGTGGCCGCCACCAACGACACCGACCTGGTCACGGCGCTCCTCGCCGGCCAGACGGACGACGACGGCAAGCCACTCACGGTCGAGGAAGCCGCCGCCAAGATCCTGCCCGACGTGCAGGGCGCCTTCTCGCTCGTCTTCATGGACGAGCACACCCTCTACGCCGCCCGTGACCCGCAGGGCATCCGCCCGCTTGTCCTCGGCCGGCTGGAGCGCGGCTGGGTCGTCGCCTCCGAGGGCGCCGCCCTCGACATCTGCGGCGCCTCCTTCGTCCGCGAGATCGAGCCCGGTGAGCTGATCGCCATCGACGAGAACGGTCTGCGGACCCAGCGATTCGCGGAAGCGAAGCCCAAGGGCTGTGTCTTCGAGTACGTCTACCTGGCGCGTCCCGACACGGACATCGCCGGTCGGAACGTGTATCTGTCCCGCGTGGAAATGGGCCGGAAACTCGCGAAAGAAGCGCCCGTCGAGGCCGATCTGGTCATAGCGACCCCGGAGTCCGGCACCCCGGCCGCCATCGGTTACGCCGAGGCGAGCGGAATCCCGTACGGCTCGGGACTCGTCAAGAACGCCTATGTCGGCCGGACCTTCATCCAGCCGTCCCAGACCATCCGCCAGCTGGGCATCCGGCTGAAGCTCAACCCCCTCAAGGAAGTCATCCGGGGCAAGCGCCTGGTGGTCGTGGACGACTCGATCGTCCGCGGCAACACCCAGCGGGCGCTGGTCAAGATGCTCCGCGAGGCGGGCGCCGCCGAGGTCCACATCCGGATCTCGTCCCCGCCGGTCAAGTGGCCGTGCTTCTTCGGCATCGACTTCGCGACCCGCGCCGAGCTGATCGCCAACGGCATGACGATCGACGAGATCGGTGTCTCGCTGGGCGCCGACTCCCTCTCGTACATCTCCCTCGACGGGATGATCGAGGCGACCACCATCGCCAAGCCGAACCTCTGCCGTGCCTGCTTCGACGGCGAGTACCCGATGGATCTCCCCGATCCCGAGCTGCTCGGCAAGCAGCTGCTGGAGACCGAGCTGGCGGCGGGACCGGCCAACGCGGCCGCCGAGGCGCTCCGCCGCCCGTAG
- a CDS encoding DUF6274 family protein, translating into MATPTTKQPRQPRQPKHETGALLRAHLAAASGHRHLTRRCAICHRLQRLAMEPASGTVTDTGTDTEE; encoded by the coding sequence ATGGCGACACCAACGACAAAACAGCCGAGACAGCCAAGACAGCCGAAGCACGAGACAGGCGCCCTGCTGCGCGCCCATCTGGCCGCCGCGTCGGGCCACCGGCACCTCACACGGCGCTGTGCGATCTGCCACCGCCTCCAACGGCTCGCCATGGAACCGGCGTCCGGGACCGTTACGGACACCGGTACAGACACGGAAGAGTGA
- the bldC gene encoding developmental transcriptional regulator BldC has protein sequence MTARTPDAEPLLTPAEVATMFRVDPKTVTRWAKAGKLTSIRTLGGHRRYREAEVRALLAGIPQQRSEA, from the coding sequence ATGACCGCTCGCACCCCTGACGCCGAGCCGCTGCTGACCCCGGCTGAGGTTGCCACGATGTTCCGTGTGGACCCGAAGACGGTCACACGCTGGGCAAAGGCCGGCAAGCTCACGTCCATCCGCACGCTCGGTGGGCATCGCCGGTATCGCGAGGCAGAGGTTCGCGCACTGCTTGCGGGTATTCCGCAGCAGCGCAGCGAGGCCTGA
- a CDS encoding metallophosphoesterase family protein → MARDADRSPVRATPTGIRGRLARLLPSHLKPHRPAPTRTLLPAPHPFTRSVALLAVVLLGAWLGLLAVGGVRTPIGPMDTKMALRPSLTGGTKINVSPLGSLELASHHAPLRLDVDVDRLDPVRSQALVDHPERLSGLQEEVAHDVGAGATELAVRSGVAVVSGATALGLAVYRRPRRALAAGGLALTLLAASAAGAYATWNPKSVLEPKFSGLLSSAPQVVGSARSIVTDFDVYQKELARLVTNVTKLYDATATLPAYAPDPTTLRVLHVSDIHLNPAAWHIIGSLVEQYGIDVVIDSGDTMDHGSAAENGFLDPIADLGVPYVWVRGNHDSLTTQRYLRRMKNVRVLDEGRAVTVGGVRIAGMGDPQFTPDRSVKAQGDPAERMAGIRFASALRDQQQAGTPVDIAVAHEPVAARETDGLVPLVLAGHVHHRETEIMPLGTRLKIEGSTGGGGLRAVQNEKPEKVRASILYLDRTTKRLQAWDEITLGGLGLTTAEVSRHLPKEAGTPGGGPSPSTTSTTSPTPATHTPVTSPATPSRPPAPSP, encoded by the coding sequence ATGGCCCGTGATGCAGACCGTTCCCCCGTCCGCGCCACGCCCACCGGCATCCGGGGCCGGCTCGCACGCCTCCTCCCGTCCCACCTCAAACCCCACCGCCCCGCCCCCACCCGCACCCTCCTCCCCGCCCCCCACCCCTTCACCCGCTCCGTCGCCCTCCTCGCCGTCGTCCTCCTCGGCGCCTGGCTCGGCCTGCTGGCGGTCGGCGGCGTCAGGACGCCCATCGGCCCGATGGACACCAAGATGGCCCTCCGGCCGTCCCTGACCGGCGGCACCAAGATCAACGTCTCGCCCCTCGGCTCCCTGGAACTCGCCTCGCACCACGCGCCCCTGCGCCTCGACGTCGACGTCGACCGCCTCGACCCGGTCCGCTCCCAGGCCCTCGTCGACCACCCCGAGCGCCTCTCGGGCCTCCAGGAGGAGGTCGCCCACGACGTCGGGGCCGGTGCGACGGAGCTGGCCGTACGGTCCGGTGTCGCCGTCGTCTCCGGCGCCACCGCCCTCGGGCTCGCCGTCTACCGCCGCCCCCGCCGCGCCCTGGCCGCCGGCGGCCTCGCGCTCACGCTGCTGGCCGCGTCCGCCGCGGGCGCGTACGCCACCTGGAACCCGAAGTCCGTCCTGGAGCCCAAGTTCTCCGGCCTGCTCTCCTCGGCCCCCCAGGTCGTCGGCAGCGCGCGCTCGATCGTCACCGACTTCGACGTCTACCAGAAGGAGCTGGCGCGGCTGGTCACCAATGTGACCAAGCTGTACGACGCGACCGCGACGCTCCCCGCGTACGCGCCGGACCCCACCACCCTGCGGGTCCTGCACGTCTCCGACATCCACCTCAACCCGGCCGCCTGGCACATCATCGGCTCGCTCGTGGAGCAGTACGGGATCGACGTCGTCATCGACTCCGGCGACACGATGGACCACGGTTCCGCCGCCGAGAACGGCTTCCTCGACCCGATCGCCGACCTCGGTGTCCCCTATGTCTGGGTCCGCGGGAACCACGACTCCCTGACCACCCAGCGCTACCTCCGGCGGATGAAGAACGTCCGGGTGCTGGACGAGGGCCGGGCCGTGACCGTCGGCGGGGTCCGTATCGCGGGCATGGGCGACCCGCAGTTCACCCCCGACCGCTCGGTGAAGGCGCAGGGCGACCCGGCCGAACGCATGGCGGGCATCCGCTTCGCCTCCGCCCTGCGCGACCAGCAGCAGGCCGGCACGCCCGTGGACATCGCGGTCGCGCACGAACCGGTGGCGGCGCGGGAGACGGACGGCCTGGTCCCGCTGGTCCTGGCGGGCCACGTCCACCACCGCGAGACCGAGATCATGCCGCTGGGTACGCGCCTCAAGATCGAGGGGTCGACGGGCGGCGGTGGGCTGCGCGCCGTACAGAACGAGAAGCCGGAGAAGGTACGGGCCTCGATCCTCTACCTGGACCGGACGACGAAGCGGCTCCAGGCCTGGGACGAGATCACGCTGGGCGGGCTCGGGCTGACGACGGCGGAGGTGAGCCGCCACCTCCCGAAGGAGGCGGGCACCCCGGGCGGGGGCCCGTCGCCGAGCACCACGTCCACCACCTCGCCGACCCCCGCCACCCACACCCCGGTCACCTCCCCGGCCACCCCCTCAAGGCCCCCCGCTCCCTCCCCCTAA
- the purM gene encoding phosphoribosylformylglycinamidine cyclo-ligase → MSDTTTGASYAAAGVDIEAGDRAVELMKEWVKKTRRPEVLGGLGGFAGLFDASALKRYERPLLASATDGVGTKVDLARKMGVYDTIGHDLVGMVVDDLVVCGAEPLFMTDYICVGKVHPERVAAIVKGIAEGCVLAGCALVGGETAEHPGLLGEDDFDVAGAGTGVVEADQLLGADRIRTGDAVIAMASSGLHSNGYSLVRHVVFDRAGWSLDREVPEFGRTLGEELLEPTKIYSLDCLALTRTTEVHAFSHVTGGGLAANLARVVPDALHARVDRSTWTPDAVFDVVGRAGNVERLELEKTLNMGVGMIAVVPAESVDTALTTLADRGVRAWVAGEITERGGHATGAALSGDYAS, encoded by the coding sequence ATGTCCGATACGACCACTGGTGCCAGCTACGCGGCCGCGGGCGTCGACATCGAAGCCGGTGACCGCGCGGTCGAGCTGATGAAGGAGTGGGTGAAGAAGACGAGGCGCCCCGAGGTCCTCGGCGGCCTCGGCGGTTTCGCCGGCCTCTTCGACGCCTCCGCCCTCAAGCGCTACGAGCGGCCGCTCCTCGCCTCCGCCACCGATGGCGTCGGTACGAAGGTCGACCTGGCGCGCAAGATGGGCGTGTACGACACGATCGGCCACGATCTGGTCGGCATGGTCGTGGACGACCTGGTCGTCTGCGGCGCCGAGCCGCTCTTCATGACCGACTACATCTGTGTCGGCAAGGTCCACCCCGAGCGGGTCGCCGCCATCGTCAAGGGCATCGCGGAGGGCTGCGTCCTGGCCGGCTGCGCGCTGGTCGGCGGCGAGACGGCCGAACACCCGGGACTGCTCGGCGAGGACGACTTCGACGTCGCCGGCGCCGGTACGGGTGTGGTCGAGGCGGACCAGCTGCTGGGCGCGGATCGTATCCGTACGGGTGACGCGGTGATCGCGATGGCGTCCTCCGGTCTTCACTCCAACGGGTACTCGCTGGTCCGGCACGTGGTCTTCGACCGGGCCGGCTGGTCGCTGGACCGCGAGGTCCCGGAGTTCGGCCGCACGCTCGGCGAGGAACTGCTGGAGCCCACGAAGATCTACTCGCTCGACTGCCTGGCGCTCACCAGGACCACCGAGGTGCACGCGTTCAGCCATGTCACCGGCGGCGGTCTCGCGGCGAACCTCGCCCGGGTCGTCCCCGACGCGCTGCACGCCCGGGTGGACCGCTCGACCTGGACGCCCGACGCGGTCTTCGACGTCGTCGGCCGCGCCGGGAACGTGGAGCGGCTCGAACTGGAGAAGACGCTCAACATGGGCGTCGGCATGATCGCCGTCGTCCCCGCGGAGTCCGTCGACACGGCCCTGACCACCCTCGCCGACCGGGGCGTGCGCGCCTGGGTCGCGGGCGAGATCACCGAGCGCGGCGGCCACGCGACCGGCGCGGCACTGTCCGGTGACTACGCGAGCTGA